From one Gossypium hirsutum isolate 1008001.06 chromosome D08, Gossypium_hirsutum_v2.1, whole genome shotgun sequence genomic stretch:
- the LOC107908429 gene encoding uncharacterized protein — MSDPTARPESEIQKPVVMPPLFPGRLAKDKKENKEKEILETFRKVKVNILLLDAIKQIPRYAKFLKELCTSKRRLIGNERVNVGENVSTVLKKKVPPKYKDQYMFAISYEIETGVIMQLADRSVFYPEGLLEDILIKVNKLVFPANFYIINMEDDNSTNSSNIFLGRPFLSTASTNIDVQSGTLTMEFDDEIVKFNVYEAMSHPNSLLNISSIDNIDCLTQSYFEYHDYDELETVLCRSIDMDVLNHLEELAIIEESLKEIVKHLETQPSLTNRGNQFELLPFQTKMLPSILQPPTLELKELLDHLKYVFLGEKDTLPVIVSNKLTKDEEESLVRVLRDYKKAIGWTIADIKGLSLSTCMHRISI; from the exons ATGTCTGATCCAACAGCCAGACCAGAATCAGAAATTCAGAAACCAGTCGTGATGCCACCTCTTTTTCCAGGGAGGCTCGCAAAGGATAAGAAAGAGAATAAGGAAAAAGaaatcctcgaaacattcaggaAGGTGAAGGTAAATATCCTTTTGCTCGACGCTATCAAACAAATCCCTCGTTATGCAAAATTCCTCAAGGAATTGTGTACTAGCAAGAGGAGGTTAATAGGTAACGAAAGAGTAAATGTAGGAGAAAATGTCTCCACAGTATTGAAAAAGAAAGTTCCGCCCAAATACAAGGACCAATATATGTTTGCTATTTCCTATGAGATAG AAACAGGAGTAATAATGCAGTTGGCGGACAGGTCAGTCTTTTATCCCGAAGGATTGCTTGAAGACATCCTTATTAAAGTTAACAAATTAGTTTTTCCTGCAAATTTCTACATTATTAATATGGAGGACGATAATTCAACTAATTCGTCTAACATTTTTCTTGGAAGGCCTTTCCTAAGTACCGCAAGCACAAACATTGACGTTCAGAGTGGAACACTGACAATGGAGTTTGATGACGAAAtcgtgaaattcaatgtctacgaAGCTATGAGTCATCCTAACtcattattaaatatttctaGTATCGATAATATAGATTGTTTAACTCAATCTTATTTCGAATATCATGACTATGATGAGTTGGAAACTGTCCTTTGCAGAAGCATTGACATGGATGTTTTAAATCATCTCGAGGAATTAGCAATTATAGAAGAATCGTTGAAAGAAATTGTCAAACACTTGGAGACGCAACCATCATTGACGAACCGAGGTAACCAATTTGAGCTATTACCTTTCCAAACTAAAATGTTGCCCTCGATTTTACAACCACCAACCTTGGAGCTTAAAGAATTGCTGGACCACCTTAAGTACgtctttttgggagagaaagataCCTTACCGGTGATTGTGTCAAACAAACTAACCAAAGACGAGGAGGAAAGTCTAGTTCGAGTTCTGAGGGATTATAAGAAAGCTATTGGTTGGACAATAGCCGACATAAAAGGGCTAAGTCTATCTACTTGTATGCACAGAATTTCCATCTAA